One genomic segment of Leptospira yasudae includes these proteins:
- a CDS encoding helix-turn-helix domain-containing protein: MKSDLQACIEKNIFSAFILFFGAYLVLWNGIVSDAFDTGAFPKLKWIALIYGTGIYSFLLLRMTIRNVLQNPVPCKTVLRNAGGAGALSFIFLIYFEEPAPLLITGELACLSICSFTAVETGLFFKKTDSNRKNPYLIAIPVGFSVGILGNLIGIAFYNTNWNSISYYTQILLVSILYFVKRNTANRDQRQSDFKEFTENEEIEEIADQPSTLNEDDPQNDRIEEKNLLKEDDLKRAEERLSAFIEAKLYADDSIRLIDLSAYLGISLHQASFYLNNYKNTGFSDFINRNRMNDAVRLLSEKQNMNLLDIAFECGFNSYTSFHRACKKWTGDSPKGLKKKALL; the protein is encoded by the coding sequence TTGAAATCCGATCTGCAAGCGTGTATCGAGAAGAATATTTTCTCCGCATTTATTTTGTTTTTCGGAGCCTACCTCGTGTTATGGAACGGAATCGTTTCCGATGCGTTCGATACGGGAGCTTTCCCTAAACTCAAATGGATCGCATTGATCTATGGAACCGGAATCTATTCTTTTTTATTGCTTCGAATGACGATCCGAAACGTTCTTCAAAACCCGGTTCCGTGTAAGACCGTTCTCCGGAACGCGGGGGGCGCGGGCGCTCTTTCATTCATCTTTTTGATTTATTTCGAAGAACCTGCACCTCTTCTAATCACCGGAGAACTCGCTTGCTTGAGTATTTGTTCGTTTACAGCCGTTGAAACCGGTCTGTTTTTCAAAAAAACCGATTCAAATCGAAAAAATCCGTATCTGATCGCGATTCCGGTCGGCTTCAGCGTGGGCATTCTGGGAAATTTAATCGGAATTGCATTTTACAACACAAACTGGAACAGTATTTCATACTATACTCAAATACTTCTCGTTTCGATTCTATACTTCGTCAAAAGAAATACCGCAAACCGGGATCAGAGACAATCTGACTTCAAAGAGTTTACCGAAAACGAGGAGATCGAAGAGATTGCCGATCAACCGTCAACGTTAAACGAGGACGATCCTCAGAACGATCGAATCGAAGAAAAGAATCTTCTCAAAGAGGACGATCTCAAACGCGCAGAGGAAAGATTGAGCGCGTTTATAGAAGCGAAATTATACGCGGACGACAGCATCCGATTGATCGATCTTTCCGCGTATCTGGGCATCAGTCTTCATCAAGCTTCTTTTTATTTGAACAATTATAAGAACACCGGCTTTTCCGATTTTATCAATCGCAATCGTATGAATGATGCCGTGCGTCTTCTCTCGGAAAAACAAAACATGAATCTCTTGGACATCGCGTTCGAATGCGGATTCAACTCCTACACCTCCTTTCACCGAGCGTGTAAAAAGTGGACCGGAGATTCTCCAAAGGGACTTAAAAAGAAAGCTCTCCTTTAA
- a CDS encoding TetR/AcrR family transcriptional regulator has translation MIERILERTTRLFLSAGFAKTNTDEIAKHIGISKRTLYRYYDAKEKLISAVFDFIKDKIKSQHEAIIADKSKSPSQRLREILFIVSELGSKMGKPFARDIQNLRPDLYSMMQEYRRDRMRRLADLIREGQEIGEFRKDINRELTIDILVAALDGIINPTYLTQTNHSIASAFESIFNMFLQGIECRSENIPLTNPQALPLDPHSGIFLFQVMHFDDYEEKEPDSIAPLLTKENKKKSTWLMNAN, from the coding sequence ATGATTGAAAGAATTTTAGAAAGAACGACAAGGCTTTTTTTATCCGCCGGTTTTGCCAAAACGAACACGGATGAAATCGCCAAACATATAGGGATCAGCAAACGTACTCTCTATCGATATTACGACGCGAAAGAAAAATTGATCAGCGCCGTTTTCGATTTCATAAAGGACAAAATCAAAAGCCAGCACGAAGCCATCATCGCCGATAAGTCAAAAAGTCCGAGTCAAAGACTGCGCGAAATCCTGTTTATCGTTTCGGAATTAGGTTCGAAGATGGGGAAACCCTTCGCAAGGGACATTCAAAATCTCCGCCCCGACCTTTACTCCATGATGCAGGAATACCGCCGGGACCGGATGAGACGACTCGCCGATTTAATCCGGGAAGGTCAGGAAATCGGAGAATTCAGAAAGGATATCAATCGGGAACTTACGATCGATATCTTAGTCGCCGCCTTGGACGGAATCATCAATCCCACGTATTTAACCCAAACCAACCATTCGATCGCAAGCGCCTTCGAAAGTATTTTCAATATGTTTCTGCAGGGAATCGAATGCAGGAGCGAAAACATTCCTTTGACAAATCCCCAGGCGCTCCCGCTCGATCCGCATTCCGGAATCTTCTTGTTTCAAGTCATGCACTTTGACGATTACGAAGAAAAAGAACCCGACTCGATCGCACCTCTTCTCACGAAAGAAAACAAAAAAAAATCTACCTGGCTAATGAATGCAAATTAG
- a CDS encoding DUF1566 domain-containing protein, giving the protein MWNSVFIWGIISILYATTVSLSAAPFVDNNDGTITDIGKGLIWQKCTNNLSGTSCGTGGTNQLTWANALTYCNGLSLTGRTWRLPSVTELRSILDHSVGASPVINGTYFPATPSQYFWTSTTYRLNATNAWAINFQSGFTSGSASKTSTYYVRCVTSPP; this is encoded by the coding sequence ATGTGGAATTCTGTATTTATTTGGGGAATCATCTCCATCCTATATGCCACGACAGTTTCCTTGTCTGCTGCACCCTTTGTGGATAACAACGACGGAACGATCACTGACATCGGGAAGGGTCTCATTTGGCAGAAATGTACAAACAACTTATCGGGAACCTCTTGCGGAACTGGAGGAACGAATCAATTAACCTGGGCCAATGCGCTCACTTATTGCAACGGCCTTTCTTTAACAGGAAGAACCTGGCGGCTTCCATCGGTGACAGAATTGAGAAGTATCTTGGATCATTCTGTCGGGGCGTCTCCGGTGATCAATGGAACGTATTTTCCAGCAACGCCATCACAGTATTTTTGGACTTCGACCACGTATAGGCTGAATGCCACAAACGCTTGGGCGATCAACTTCCAATCTGGGTTTACCTCCGGCAGCGCTTCCAAAACAAGCACCTATTATGTTCGTTGCGTGACTTCGCCTCCGTAA